GAGGAGAGTCCTCAAAGTTCATCCCCACGGCAACCCGAAGAACCCGCTGAGGGGAGTCTTCGCCACGCGCTCCCCCTACAGGCCGAATCCGGTAGCGCTCTACACCGTCAGAGTCCACCGCATAGCTGGAAATCGCCTCTACATCGACTGGATAGACGCGATGGACGAAACGCCAGTGGTGGACATCAAGATATTCGTCGAGCGCTACGACTGTCCCAATGAAGTGACCATAGAGGAGAGAGAAGCCCACATCAGAGGAGGCCGTATGATAGGGGAAGTAAACGTTATTCCGAGGAAAAGCGAGCACTTAGACGAGCTTGAGGAGGTCTCTCCCGAGGAGTACGATGCGCTAATCCTTGAAATCGGGCCAAAGACGACAACCCTAACGGCGGAGGAGCTTGTCGAGCTGATTGACGCCATGAGGGAAGCTTACGATGCCCTCCCAGTGGAGATAAAGGACAGGCTCAGAACACGTGAAGGGCGCTCGCCTTGAAGCTCGCGTAAACTTCCTTTCCGGGTCTTATTCCCATCTCCAGCATCGAGGAGCGCGTGATGAACGCCCTGAGATGAAGGCCACCAACGAAGAGGTGCACCCTCACGAGGGGGCCGAGCTCTTCAACCGAATCAACCACAGCCTTAAACTCGTTCCTCGCGGAGCTCCTGAGGGGCTCGAGGGAGAGGATTATGTCCTCCGGTCTCAGACCCACGCGGATTCTCCCATGAACCTCAACGGGCAGCTCGATCTCGACGCCGTTCGCTCTGAGAACCCTGCCGTTAGCGGTTCCCTCGATTATGTTCTCGAAGCCCAAAAAGCGGGCCACGTCCTCGCTAGCGGGCCTTGAGAAGACCTCCCTCACGCTCCCAACCTGGACGAGTCTTCCGTTGAGCATGACTCCGACGCGGTCGCCTAAACTGACGGCCTCCTCGAAGGAGTGGGTGACGTGTAAGGCCGTGAAGCCAAGCTCCTTCCTCCAGCGCTTCATCTCGTTGATGAGTCTTGAGCGCGTCTGGACGTCGAGGTTCGCGAAGGGCTCGTCCATGAGGATTAGGGGCGGCTCGACAACCAGAGCCCTCGCTATAGCAACGCGCTGGCTCTCCCCGCCGCTAAGGGTTTTCGGCTTTCTGCCCAGGAGGTGGCCTATGTCCAGAACCTCCGCTATTTCACGGACCTTCCTCTCCACCTCAGCCTTCGGGAGCTTCCTCAGCCTCAGACCGAAGGCTATGTTGTCAAAGACGCTCATATGGGGGAAGAGGGCGTAGTTCTGAGGGATGTAAGCCAACCCTCGCTTTTCCGGGGGCAAGTCCGTCACGTCCTCCCCGTTTAAGTATACCCTCCCCGAGTCTGGTTCTATTATGCCAGCGATCACCTCAAGGAGAACCGTCTTCCCGGCGCCGCTCGGGCCGAGGATTATGAAGTGCTCCCCCTCCCTCACGTCAAACGTGATGTCCCTGAGCTTGAACTCCTTGTAATCCTTGGAGACGGAATTTACCTCAAGCATTTTTCGCCCTCCCGACGAGCCAGCGCAGGAGCACGAAGATGGCCAGACTCATCGCAACGAGGATCACGGAGATTGGCCTCGACGCCCTCAGCCCGTAGTTGTTGAAATACTCCATGACGAGAACCTGGGCGGTCTTGGGGTAGTAGGCAACGATGAGTATCGCACCCACCTCGCTTATAGCCCTCGCCCACGTCATTATCGCCCCGCTCGCTATAGCCGGAAACGCCATGGGCAGCGCTATGGAGGAGAAGGCCCTCAGCCTTGAGGCGCCGAGGGTTCTTGCTACCTGCTCCAGCTTCTCGTCAACCGCGAGAAAGCCATCCCTCGCGGCGTTTATCGTGAAGGGGGCCGAGACAAAGAGCATGGCCGCGATTATCCCGGTGTAGCTGTCAAGGATGGCGTTTGAGAAGGTGACGAGGAGCATTATGCCGACGACGGAGTGGGGGATTACTATTGGAACATCAACGAGGGCCTGGACGAGGCTCTTTCCTGGGAACTCCTTTCTGGCCAGGACGTAGCCGAGGGGGACGCCGAAGAGGAGCGCTATGAGAGCGGTCGCAGTGGCCGTTAGAAGGGAGTTGCGGAGGGACTCGATGACGAGGGGGTCGTGGAGCGTCTTGATAAGCATTCTAAGGTCAGCGGCCTGCTTGAGGAATATGACGACTAAAGGGAGGGCTATGTAAACTACCAAGAAGCTCCCAATTGTGGCGAAGAGATAGAGGGTGTAGTCGCGCCTCATTCTTAAGAACCTAATGACAGATTATTTTAAGCTTTTTTGGGGAGGTTAAACAGAAGAGCTAACCCGATTCTACCTAGGAATGCTTGGAACAAAGCTTTTATATTGTCCGACATATAAACCCATAGGTGAGCCAAATGGGAACCAGTGTTAAGATCACCGCGAGGATACCACCAGCCCTCGTGGCGGAAATTGACCGCTTAGTCAATGCAGGATACTACTCAAACAGAAGCGAGGTCATCAAAGAGGCCCTGCGTGATTTTCTTGTGAGGAAGAGGGCCATTATCGAGGAAGCCCCAGATGAGGAGTTCATCCGCCTTGCAAAGAGGGCCATCGAGCCCATTCTCGCTGAAGACTGGGAAAGCGAGGCCGATGAGTACTGGGATAAAATCAAGGGTGTGAGGTATGAGCAGGAGATGTGAGGCTCCAAGAGGACTGAGACAGTGGGAGGTAGTCCTCCTTGAATTCCCATTTTCGGACTCGCCAAAGAAAAAGCTACGGCCGGTTCTGGTGCTCTCGAACTCAGACTTCAACCGGATTAGCAACAGCGTGGTCGTCTGCCAGATAACGTCCAACCTCTCAAGCGGGTTCAAGGAGTACAACGTTTTTATAGAGCCCGGTGATGTGTGCCTCTACGGCGATGCCTTCATGCGTCCCAGTCTTGTAAAGCCCTACATGGTGTTCTCTGTATCCAAGAGAGAGGTTCGCTTCAAGGTCGGAGTCCTGTCAGAAGAAAAAGCGGACGAGGTTAAAGAAAAGCTCAAGAAGCTCTTTGATTAGAAGGTTTCAGGGTAGAGCGAAAAGTGAGAGAGTTCGAGGGGATTGGAGATAAAACCTCACCCCTCGACCTTG
The sequence above is drawn from the Thermococcus pacificus genome and encodes:
- a CDS encoding type II toxin-antitoxin system PemK/MazF family toxin, with the protein product MSRRCEAPRGLRQWEVVLLEFPFSDSPKKKLRPVLVLSNSDFNRISNSVVVCQITSNLSSGFKEYNVFIEPGDVCLYGDAFMRPSLVKPYMVFSVSKREVRFKVGVLSEEKADEVKEKLKKLFD
- the tsaA gene encoding tRNA (N6-threonylcarbamoyladenosine(37)-N6)-methyltransferase TrmO, which gives rise to MEFEPFKIVPVGYVRKNEELQETFIEIFPEFREAMEGLREGDWVKLILWFHGSDTPERRRVLKVHPHGNPKNPLRGVFATRSPYRPNPVALYTVRVHRIAGNRLYIDWIDAMDETPVVDIKIFVERYDCPNEVTIEEREAHIRGGRMIGEVNVIPRKSEHLDELEEVSPEEYDALILEIGPKTTTLTAEELVELIDAMREAYDALPVEIKDRLRTREGRSP
- the wtpC gene encoding tungstate ABC transporter ATP-binding protein WtpC; amino-acid sequence: MLEVNSVSKDYKEFKLRDITFDVREGEHFIILGPSGAGKTVLLEVIAGIIEPDSGRVYLNGEDVTDLPPEKRGLAYIPQNYALFPHMSVFDNIAFGLRLRKLPKAEVERKVREIAEVLDIGHLLGRKPKTLSGGESQRVAIARALVVEPPLILMDEPFANLDVQTRSRLINEMKRWRKELGFTALHVTHSFEEAVSLGDRVGVMLNGRLVQVGSVREVFSRPASEDVARFLGFENIIEGTANGRVLRANGVEIELPVEVHGRIRVGLRPEDIILSLEPLRSSARNEFKAVVDSVEELGPLVRVHLFVGGLHLRAFITRSSMLEMGIRPGKEVYASFKASALHVF
- a CDS encoding ribbon-helix-helix domain-containing protein, encoding MGTSVKITARIPPALVAEIDRLVNAGYYSNRSEVIKEALRDFLVRKRAIIEEAPDEEFIRLAKRAIEPILAEDWESEADEYWDKIKGVRYEQEM
- the wtpB gene encoding tungstate ABC transporter permease WtpB, which produces MRRDYTLYLFATIGSFLVVYIALPLVVIFLKQAADLRMLIKTLHDPLVIESLRNSLLTATATALIALLFGVPLGYVLARKEFPGKSLVQALVDVPIVIPHSVVGIMLLVTFSNAILDSYTGIIAAMLFVSAPFTINAARDGFLAVDEKLEQVARTLGASRLRAFSSIALPMAFPAIASGAIMTWARAISEVGAILIVAYYPKTAQVLVMEYFNNYGLRASRPISVILVAMSLAIFVLLRWLVGRAKNA